The proteins below come from a single Eucalyptus grandis isolate ANBG69807.140 chromosome 3, ASM1654582v1, whole genome shotgun sequence genomic window:
- the LOC104435981 gene encoding pathogenesis-related protein PR-1-like, giving the protein MFLSPYANLIFLTLPIYIARAIRRPRISTGLLLQEKMKLYRPLALALAFLVLISVPSGTTGASPLRRGSDSETLHGESLQLQFLYAHNAVRAAKGEPLLTWDSQLESYARWWAGQRRSDCALEHSFDEGDFRLGENIFWGGGSGWGPSDAVSMWAGEERYYRHGSNTCEGGHECGHYTQLVWRSTRLVGCARVVCDDGDVFMTCNYYPPGNYVGERPY; this is encoded by the coding sequence ATGTTTTTGTCACCTTATGCCAATCTCATCTTCCTCACTCTTCCTATATATATTGCTCGCGCCATTCGTCGTCCCCGCATCTCCACAGGGCTTCTCCTCCAGGAAAAGATGAAACTTTACCGACCGCTTGCGCTAGCATTAGCATTCCTTGTCCTGATCAGCGTTCCGTCGGGCACCACCGGGGCATCCCCACTCCGACGAGGCTCCGACAGCGAGACCCTCCATGGTGAGTCCCTCCAGCTCCAGTTCCTGTACGCCCACAACGCCGTGAGGGCGGCCAAGGGGGAGCCGCTGCTGACGTGGGACTCGCAGCTGGAGAGCTACGCGAGGTGGTGGGCGGGGCAGCGGAGGTCGGACTGCGCGCTGGAGCACTCGTTCGATGAAGGCGACTTCAGGCTGGGGGAGAACATATTCTGGGGAGGCGGGTCGGGGTGGGGGCCGAGCGACGCCGTGAGCATGTGGGCCGGCGAGGAGAGGTACTACCGGCACGGCAGCAACACGTGCGAGGGCGGGCACGAGTGCGGCCACTACACGCAGCTGGTGTGGAGGAGCACGAGGCTAGTCGGGTGCGCCAGGGTGGTGTGCGACGACGGCGATGTGTTCATGACTTGCAACTATTATCCGCCGGGGAACTATGTCGGGGAACGGCCCTACTAA
- the LOC104435982 gene encoding CBL-interacting serine/threonine-protein kinase 21 isoform X1 gives MGPGNNIGKYQFSRIIGEGTFAKVKLAVDSTNGQYVAIKIIDKQMVMKSNLKHQVQREIKTMKLLHHPNIVRIHEVIGTKTKIYIVMEYVSGGQLSDKLAYAKKLNECEARKLFQQLIDAVDYCHSRGVCHRDLKPENLLLDSKGNLKISDFGLSALRKPGDLLSTACGSPCYVAPELLIKTGYDGAPADIWSCGVILFELLSGTLPFDDPNLINLYKKIYRADYTFPPWFTEGQRKIISRIFEPNPKKRITIPEIIEDEWFQKDYEPVSGYECDEQIHLDDVNAAFDSSEENDGQKKIPKSSSFINAFQLIAMSHDLDLSGLFEAQDEDKHRTMLVSKHTIDDTFKKIEEAAADVSLAVEMSNNKVKMHPVQKMTRSSQSFFNLSAEVIEVAPIYCVVEISKSSGGLGDYKKFCQSLSSLLAENSGISSQTHSLDFLDINNKGVEEARCQSDDIHNPSEEAHTQEPQMSEGN, from the exons ATGGGCCCGGGAAATAACATAGGGAAGTACCAGTTCAGCAGGATCATCGGAGAAGGCACCTTTGCCAAGGTAAAGCTCGCGGTGGACAGCACCAACGGCCAGTATGTGGCCATCAAGATCATTGACAAGCAGATGGTCATGAAGAGCAATCTCAAGCATCAG GTACAAAGAGAGATCAAAACAATGAAGCTTCTGCATCACCCCAACATCGTTCGGATCCACGAG GTCATTGGTACCAAGACAAAGATCTACATAGTAATGGAGTATGTATCAGGAGGACAGCTTTCAGATAAGCTG GCTTATGCGAAAAAATTGAACGAATGCGAAGCAAGAAAGCTCTTCCAACAATTAATTGATGCGGTGGACTATTGTCATAGCAGAGGTGTTTGTCACAGAGATCTCAAG CCCGAAAATTTGCTTCTGGATAGCAAGGGAAATCTGAAAATCTCTGACTTTGGATTAAGTGCTTTGCGAAAG CCTGGAGATCTGTTATCAACTGCTTGCGGCTCCCCATGCTATGTAGCACCTGAG CTACTGATAAAGACGGGATATGATGGGGCACCAGCTGATATTTGGTCTTGTGGGGTAATTCTCTTCGAGTTACTGTCTGGGACTTTGCCTTTCGATGACCCTAACCTCATTAATTTGTACAAGAAG ATTTACAGAGCGGACTACACATTTCCCCCGTGGTTTACAGAAGGGCAAAGAAAGATAATCTCCAGAATATTTGAACCGAATCCTAAAAAG AGAATCACAATCCCAGAGATAATTGAAGATGAATGGTTCCAGAAGGACTATGAGCCTGTGTCCGGATATGAATGCGATGAGCAAATCCATCTGGATGATGTTAATGCTGCGTTTGACTCCTCTGAG GAGAATGATGGCCAGAAGAAGATACCAAAATCCTCCAGCTTCATAAACGCTTTTCAATTGATAGCAATGTCCCATGACCTCGATCTATCAGGTCTTTTTGAAGCACAG GATGAAGACAAACACAGAACGATGCTTGTATCCAAGCATACAATAGATGATACCttcaagaaaatagaagaagctGCAGCAGATGTCAGCTTGGCGGTTGAAATGTCGAATAATAAG GTGAAGATGCATCCAGTGCAAAAGATGACTAGGTCTTCTCAGTCATTCTTCAACTTATCAGCAGAG GTCATTGAGGTGGCTCCCATTTACTGTGTCgtagaaatttcaaaatcttcaGGGGGGCTCGGCGACTATAAAAAG TTCTGCCAAAGTTTGTCCAGCCTATTGGCAGAAAATTCTGGGATTTCATCACAAACTCATTCTTTAGACTTCCTCGACATCAACAACAAAGGCGTCGAAGAAGCTAGATG TCAATCAGATGACATCCACAATCCATCTGAGGAAGCTCATACGCAAGAGCCACAGATGAGCGAAGGCAATTAG
- the LOC104435982 gene encoding CBL-interacting serine/threonine-protein kinase 21 isoform X2, with protein MGPGNNIGKYQFSRIIGEGTFAKVKLAVDSTNGQYVAIKIIDKQMVMKSNLKHQVQREIKTMKLLHHPNIVRIHEVIGTKTKIYIVMEYVSGGQLSDKLAYAKKLNECEARKLFQQLIDAVDYCHSRGVCHRDLKPENLLLDSKGNLKISDFGLSALRKPGDLLSTACGSPCYVAPELLIKTGYDGAPADIWSCGVILFELLSGTLPFDDPNLINLYKKIYRADYTFPPWFTEGQRKIISRIFEPNPKKRITIPEIIEDEWFQKDYEPVSGYECDEQIHLDDVNAAFDSSEENDGQKKIPKSSSFINAFQLIAMSHDLDLSGLFEAQDEDKHRTMLVSKHTIDDTFKKIEEAAADVSLAVEMSNNKVKMHPVQKMTRSSQSFFNLSAEVIEVAPIYCVVEISKSSGGLGDYKKFCQSLSSLLAENSGISSQTHSLDFLDINNKGVEEARCYQQETKPDANALRGYSSS; from the exons ATGGGCCCGGGAAATAACATAGGGAAGTACCAGTTCAGCAGGATCATCGGAGAAGGCACCTTTGCCAAGGTAAAGCTCGCGGTGGACAGCACCAACGGCCAGTATGTGGCCATCAAGATCATTGACAAGCAGATGGTCATGAAGAGCAATCTCAAGCATCAG GTACAAAGAGAGATCAAAACAATGAAGCTTCTGCATCACCCCAACATCGTTCGGATCCACGAG GTCATTGGTACCAAGACAAAGATCTACATAGTAATGGAGTATGTATCAGGAGGACAGCTTTCAGATAAGCTG GCTTATGCGAAAAAATTGAACGAATGCGAAGCAAGAAAGCTCTTCCAACAATTAATTGATGCGGTGGACTATTGTCATAGCAGAGGTGTTTGTCACAGAGATCTCAAG CCCGAAAATTTGCTTCTGGATAGCAAGGGAAATCTGAAAATCTCTGACTTTGGATTAAGTGCTTTGCGAAAG CCTGGAGATCTGTTATCAACTGCTTGCGGCTCCCCATGCTATGTAGCACCTGAG CTACTGATAAAGACGGGATATGATGGGGCACCAGCTGATATTTGGTCTTGTGGGGTAATTCTCTTCGAGTTACTGTCTGGGACTTTGCCTTTCGATGACCCTAACCTCATTAATTTGTACAAGAAG ATTTACAGAGCGGACTACACATTTCCCCCGTGGTTTACAGAAGGGCAAAGAAAGATAATCTCCAGAATATTTGAACCGAATCCTAAAAAG AGAATCACAATCCCAGAGATAATTGAAGATGAATGGTTCCAGAAGGACTATGAGCCTGTGTCCGGATATGAATGCGATGAGCAAATCCATCTGGATGATGTTAATGCTGCGTTTGACTCCTCTGAG GAGAATGATGGCCAGAAGAAGATACCAAAATCCTCCAGCTTCATAAACGCTTTTCAATTGATAGCAATGTCCCATGACCTCGATCTATCAGGTCTTTTTGAAGCACAG GATGAAGACAAACACAGAACGATGCTTGTATCCAAGCATACAATAGATGATACCttcaagaaaatagaagaagctGCAGCAGATGTCAGCTTGGCGGTTGAAATGTCGAATAATAAG GTGAAGATGCATCCAGTGCAAAAGATGACTAGGTCTTCTCAGTCATTCTTCAACTTATCAGCAGAG GTCATTGAGGTGGCTCCCATTTACTGTGTCgtagaaatttcaaaatcttcaGGGGGGCTCGGCGACTATAAAAAG TTCTGCCAAAGTTTGTCCAGCCTATTGGCAGAAAATTCTGGGATTTCATCACAAACTCATTCTTTAGACTTCCTCGACATCAACAACAAAGGCGTCGAAGAAGCTAGATG TTATCAGCAGGAAACTAAGCCTGATGCTAATGCCCTCCGCGGCTATTCATCCTCCTGa